One genomic window of Methanosarcina acetivorans C2A includes the following:
- the rnfC gene encoding Rnf electron transport complex subunit RnfC, giving the protein MANLSDVIKIDKLPEKAIIPMRQHDGIACAPLVKKGAEVIVGQKLGECEGSDLAYVHSPFCGTVNSIELMPNPSGKRILSVVLTPSECAQTVDFVPEKDAPPSRLIEIIKEAGIVEYYEKPTYLALKPGKRIDTLLMNATFPLITHAYLSSLDKVLEGFKLMLEASGISRGVIVLRADDKESIKAFKNAKVDGKPLTVAPIVGMRHADYYLEDVEDQIIVVAAGKITYTPTMMNLLSANVMGRKLPLGYEPPDVHVVVCGVKSAKAVYDAINEGKPYLESAVTVTGAVNNPKTVIVKFGTPIKDVIEACGGYKGEPGKVIVNGSMGGVAVYTDEAPVVKNTVGIVVQTEAEVLRDEATVCIHCARCVDVCPMNLLPGRIAAMADMGMFDRCREYFALNCIECGECAVVCPAKRHLVQLIRYSKLQIMNQKNETVEATE; this is encoded by the coding sequence GTGGCAAACCTGAGTGACGTTATTAAAATTGACAAACTGCCTGAAAAGGCAATTATACCCATGAGGCAGCACGATGGAATTGCTTGTGCTCCTCTGGTTAAGAAAGGCGCAGAAGTTATCGTCGGCCAGAAGCTGGGGGAATGTGAGGGCAGTGACCTCGCTTATGTCCATTCCCCTTTCTGCGGGACTGTTAATTCAATTGAACTAATGCCAAACCCCAGCGGAAAGAGAATCCTCAGTGTTGTGCTCACCCCTTCGGAGTGTGCACAAACGGTTGATTTCGTGCCTGAAAAGGATGCACCCCCTTCAAGGTTAATTGAGATTATCAAGGAAGCGGGAATTGTAGAGTATTATGAAAAGCCCACATACCTTGCTCTTAAGCCTGGTAAGAGGATCGATACTTTGCTTATGAATGCAACTTTTCCTCTTATTACCCATGCTTATCTGAGTTCTCTTGACAAAGTCCTTGAAGGGTTCAAGCTTATGCTTGAGGCAAGCGGGATTTCACGAGGGGTAATTGTTTTAAGGGCAGATGATAAGGAATCCATTAAAGCCTTCAAGAATGCAAAGGTTGATGGTAAACCGCTTACTGTTGCTCCTATCGTTGGAATGAGGCATGCTGACTACTACCTTGAGGATGTAGAGGATCAGATCATAGTTGTTGCCGCAGGAAAGATCACATACACTCCTACGATGATGAACCTGCTTTCAGCCAATGTAATGGGTAGAAAACTTCCTCTAGGATACGAGCCTCCAGACGTGCATGTAGTAGTATGCGGGGTAAAATCTGCCAAAGCAGTATACGATGCAATCAACGAGGGAAAACCCTATCTCGAAAGTGCAGTAACAGTTACAGGGGCGGTTAATAACCCGAAGACTGTAATTGTCAAGTTCGGGACTCCGATTAAGGACGTAATCGAGGCCTGCGGAGGGTATAAAGGCGAACCCGGCAAGGTTATTGTTAATGGATCCATGGGTGGAGTAGCCGTGTATACGGACGAGGCGCCTGTGGTTAAGAATACCGTCGGAATTGTCGTCCAGACAGAAGCTGAAGTCCTGAGGGACGAAGCAACTGTTTGCATCCACTGTGCACGTTGCGTGGATGTCTGTCCCATGAACCTGCTGCCTGGGAGAATTGCCGCTATGGCTGACATGGGCATGTTTGATAGGTGCAGAGAGTATTTTGCTTTAAATTGTATCGAATGCGGAGAATGTGCTGTAGTCTGTCCTGCTAAGAGACATCTTGTGCAGCTCATACGCTATTCAAAGCTTCAGATTATGAATCAAAAGAACGAAACAGTGGAGGCGACGGAATGA
- the rnfD gene encoding Rnf electron transport complex subunit RnfD has protein sequence MTSFTVSPPPHIKKKIFIKNLIWSRIVALLPISAAAVYFFGFAALGNIIASILGAVGIEFVIQKAFNKKLTIMDGNAIYLGLLLALICPPTLPAWMIFIGGAFAVGVGKHAFGGIGSYTFHPSLAAWVFLSLAWAQDMLPGTIPILSSFSDLILENGAGFLTDVSPILVLLAGVILILVKYIEWRIPLSYLLTTVILALVLGDPLAYVVSGTFLLGVFFIATETVTSPVTQNGRIVYGILCGFLTVIYGYFSGNYVWGTLYALLLSNAVAPFIELKTLPKPMGGVANE, from the coding sequence ATGACATCCTTTACGGTATCTCCCCCTCCTCATATAAAAAAGAAAATTTTCATCAAAAATCTCATATGGAGTAGGATTGTTGCCCTGTTACCCATCAGTGCAGCAGCTGTTTATTTCTTTGGATTTGCTGCTCTAGGGAACATAATTGCTTCAATTTTAGGGGCAGTGGGTATCGAGTTTGTAATCCAAAAGGCGTTCAATAAGAAGCTTACAATAATGGATGGAAATGCCATCTATCTCGGGCTCTTGCTTGCTCTCATTTGTCCGCCTACACTTCCTGCCTGGATGATTTTTATAGGAGGGGCGTTTGCTGTAGGAGTTGGGAAGCATGCATTTGGAGGAATCGGGTCTTATACTTTTCATCCCTCACTTGCAGCCTGGGTTTTCTTAAGCCTTGCCTGGGCTCAGGACATGCTTCCGGGAACTATCCCGATTTTAAGCAGCTTTTCGGACCTGATCCTGGAGAATGGAGCCGGATTCCTTACAGATGTTTCTCCGATCCTTGTGCTTCTTGCAGGAGTTATACTCATACTTGTGAAATATATTGAGTGGAGGATCCCGCTATCATATCTCTTGACAACGGTTATCCTGGCTTTAGTGCTTGGAGACCCCCTAGCTTATGTGGTTTCGGGGACTTTCCTTCTTGGAGTGTTCTTCATTGCCACGGAAACCGTTACAAGTCCGGTAACCCAGAATGGAAGAATTGTGTACGGAATCCTTTGTGGGTTTCTTACCGTGATTTATGGGTATTTCTCAGGAAACTATGTATGGGGTACCCTTTATGCCCTGCTTCTGTCAAACGCGGTAGCTCCATTCATTGAACTTAAGACTCTTCCAAAACCCATGGGAGGTGTAGCGAATGAGTGA
- the rnfG gene encoding Rnf electron transport complex subunit RnfG, which translates to MSDSKEITKVIVTMVVISAVAAALLALTYTPTQAQLKLLQAEQQKEAMKEILPQAADFEPVTGSEVDDDGNPVVLYYKGVDSSGNVVGYVVERNQVGAQGMIQLLAGISSDFSTITGFQVMKHSETPGLGALITTPEFQGQFVDLPVADTSLTKNGGQVDAISGATISSQAVVDALHSAVDYVSAQEG; encoded by the coding sequence ATGAGTGATAGTAAGGAAATAACGAAAGTTATTGTAACAATGGTGGTAATTTCTGCTGTTGCTGCAGCTTTGCTTGCGCTCACCTATACTCCTACCCAGGCCCAGCTGAAACTTTTACAGGCAGAGCAGCAGAAAGAAGCCATGAAGGAAATCCTTCCGCAGGCTGCCGATTTCGAACCAGTTACCGGGTCTGAGGTAGATGATGATGGAAATCCTGTTGTGCTGTACTACAAGGGAGTTGATTCTTCAGGAAATGTTGTAGGCTATGTGGTCGAACGGAACCAGGTAGGAGCCCAGGGCATGATCCAATTGCTTGCGGGAATTTCCTCGGATTTCAGTACGATCACAGGGTTTCAGGTTATGAAACATTCCGAAACTCCTGGTTTAGGAGCCCTTATTACCACCCCTGAATTCCAGGGACAGTTTGTGGATCTTCCGGTGGCCGATACGAGTTTAACCAAAAACGGTGGTCAAGTTGATGCCATTTCCGGAGCTACGATCTCTTCACAGGCAGTGGTAGATGCGCTGCATAGTGCAGTTGATTATGTATCCGCACAGGAGGGCTGA
- the rnfE gene encoding Rnf electron transport complex subunit RnfE, which translates to MNPISEFIRGITKDNPTFGLVLGLCPTLAVTTSVENGIGMAMGTLFVLVGSNMMVSAIRKGIPGTVRLPVEIIVIATFVTIVDMVMEAFTPDLYTSLGVFIPLIVVNCIVIGRAEAYALKNGVFYSIIDALGEGTGFLLVLILIGGIRELLGTGIIDPFGMTLINLSGVINPAMFMTMSPGAFLTIAVLMTIVNYRRQQKAAKGG; encoded by the coding sequence ATGAATCCTATAAGTGAATTTATACGCGGAATTACTAAAGACAACCCTACCTTTGGGCTTGTGCTCGGGCTCTGTCCGACTCTAGCAGTCACAACATCCGTGGAAAACGGGATCGGTATGGCCATGGGTACACTGTTCGTGTTGGTAGGTTCGAACATGATGGTTTCTGCGATCCGAAAAGGAATTCCGGGAACAGTCAGGCTTCCCGTTGAAATTATTGTCATTGCAACTTTCGTTACGATCGTTGACATGGTGATGGAAGCATTTACACCTGACCTGTACACATCTCTCGGCGTGTTCATTCCTTTGATCGTGGTCAATTGTATTGTTATTGGAAGGGCTGAGGCCTACGCCCTGAAGAATGGGGTCTTTTATTCGATTATCGATGCTCTTGGTGAGGGTACGGGTTTTCTGCTCGTGTTAATCCTCATCGGAGGAATCAGAGAACTGCTGGGGACCGGCATAATTGATCCGTTCGGAATGACTCTCATCAACCTGAGTGGTGTAATAAACCCTGCAATGTTCATGACCATGTCTCCGGGTGCCTTCCTCACAATTGCAGTGTTGATGACCATTGTGAACTATCGCAGGCAGCAGAAAGCTGCAAAGGGTGGTTAA
- the rnfA gene encoding Rnf electron transport complex subunit RnfA, with translation MAESLFTIFLEGVFIKNFLLIQFLGLCSFVGVTKDLKSASGMSGAVVFVMAMAATVSFALYNFILVPLKLEFLRTIAFIVVIAALVQLVEFIVRKHVPALYRSLGIYLPLITTNCAVLGAVLLNVMNDYDLAQSVVFGVAAGLGYTVAMLMMAAIRERSDLVEVPKSVGRGVTYAFFIATIMSMSFVNFFGVIPLE, from the coding sequence ATGGCAGAATCTCTATTTACAATCTTTCTTGAAGGAGTGTTCATCAAGAACTTTCTTCTCATTCAGTTCCTGGGTCTATGTTCTTTTGTGGGCGTGACCAAGGACTTGAAAAGTGCTTCAGGGATGTCGGGCGCTGTAGTCTTCGTCATGGCGATGGCAGCAACCGTATCCTTTGCTCTGTATAATTTCATTTTAGTACCCCTCAAGCTGGAGTTCCTGCGGACTATCGCTTTCATCGTGGTTATCGCAGCACTTGTGCAGCTTGTAGAGTTTATCGTCAGGAAACATGTGCCTGCCCTCTACCGTTCCCTCGGGATCTACCTGCCTCTGATTACCACCAACTGTGCGGTGCTCGGGGCTGTGCTCCTCAATGTCATGAACGATTACGATCTCGCTCAGAGCGTTGTCTTCGGAGTTGCCGCAGGGCTTGGCTATACGGTTGCTATGCTGATGATGGCTGCAATAAGGGAAAGGAGCGACCTGGTAGAAGTGCCGAAGTCCGTAGGAAGGGGTGTAACATACGCCTTCTTCATTGCGACTATTATGTCAATGTCTTTCGTGAACTTCTTCGGGGTGATTCCGCTTGAGTAG
- a CDS encoding Fe-S cluster domain-containing protein has protein sequence MLINSIAVLAGLGFAVGVMLVIASKVFKIDSNPLIDDVASLLPGANCGGCGFAGCAACAEAIVEQGAPVNSCPVGGFEVAKQIGALLGQEVTESEKEFPFVRCQGGNQHCTTLYDYHGVENCKVALMLCDSRKGCTYGCLGLGTCVQACQFGALSMGEDGFPVVNKALCTSCGNCIAACPNGVLTFARDSEKVHVLCRSHDKGKDVKAVCEVGCIGCKKCEKECPAGAIRVTEFLAEIDQEKCTACGACVAICPQKAIELR, from the coding sequence GTGCTCATAAACTCTATAGCCGTACTTGCGGGTCTGGGGTTTGCAGTTGGGGTAATGCTGGTCATTGCTTCCAAGGTCTTTAAGATCGATTCAAATCCCCTTATTGATGATGTTGCTTCCCTTTTGCCAGGGGCAAACTGTGGAGGTTGCGGATTTGCAGGTTGTGCAGCATGCGCTGAAGCAATCGTTGAACAGGGTGCTCCTGTAAACAGTTGCCCTGTAGGCGGTTTTGAGGTTGCAAAGCAGATCGGTGCTCTTCTTGGCCAGGAAGTTACGGAAAGCGAAAAGGAATTTCCATTTGTCCGCTGTCAGGGCGGTAATCAGCACTGTACCACTCTTTACGACTATCATGGAGTGGAAAACTGTAAAGTTGCCCTGATGCTCTGCGATTCAAGGAAAGGCTGTACATACGGCTGCCTCGGTCTGGGGACATGTGTCCAGGCCTGTCAGTTCGGGGCTCTCTCAATGGGAGAAGACGGCTTCCCTGTTGTGAACAAAGCCCTCTGTACAAGCTGTGGTAACTGTATTGCAGCCTGCCCGAACGGAGTGCTCACCTTTGCCAGGGACTCGGAGAAAGTACATGTGCTCTGCCGTTCCCATGACAAGGGTAAGGACGTTAAGGCTGTCTGCGAGGTCGGATGTATCGGCTGTAAGAAGTGTGAAAAAGAATGTCCCGCAGGGGCTATAAGGGTCACCGAATTCCTGGCTGAAATTGACCAGGAAAAGTGTACAGCATGCGGAGCCTGTGTAGCAATCTGCCCGCAGAAGGCAATCGAGCTCCGGTAA
- a CDS encoding DUF4870 domain-containing protein, whose product MSYNTSLGLSENIVAALCYPVGWLSGLFFLLLERKNKFVRFHAMQSVLLFMPIALFIFLVAWIPTIGWFIADGAGMTAMLLILIPMYMAFRGSKFKIPIIGNIAYNFAYGE is encoded by the coding sequence ATGTCTTACAATACTTCCCTTGGCTTGTCTGAAAATATCGTGGCAGCTCTTTGTTACCCTGTAGGCTGGCTCTCAGGTCTGTTCTTCCTGCTCCTTGAGCGCAAGAACAAGTTCGTCCGCTTCCACGCCATGCAGTCTGTCCTGCTTTTCATGCCGATCGCCCTCTTCATCTTCCTGGTGGCATGGATCCCAACAATCGGCTGGTTCATTGCAGATGGTGCAGGCATGACAGCTATGCTGCTTATCCTGATTCCTATGTACATGGCCTTCAGGGGCTCAAAGTTCAAAATCCCTATCATAGGAAATATTGCCTACAATTTTGCCTATGGTGAATAA
- a CDS encoding DUF2284 domain-containing protein, with amino-acid sequence MGLTAFPLESGDLVVENRTALKCAHGCRNYGERLSCPPHIHSIEEFRKILSEYSDVLLLVEEHDTADVQDVLEAWGKFQKESFRKMFELEQEAFRKGFIYAHLLRPGPCSECKKCNLEKCVKPEIRRFPPEAVGVNLQKVLEKAGIKLEFCKPDKTVCVGILLAG; translated from the coding sequence ATGGGGCTTACAGCTTTCCCGCTCGAATCAGGGGATCTTGTGGTGGAGAACCGGACAGCCCTGAAGTGTGCCCATGGCTGCCGGAACTATGGAGAGAGGCTTAGCTGCCCTCCCCACATTCATTCCATAGAAGAGTTCAGGAAGATCCTTTCGGAATACAGCGATGTGCTTCTCCTTGTGGAAGAACACGATACTGCAGATGTGCAGGATGTCCTCGAAGCCTGGGGAAAATTCCAGAAAGAGTCCTTTCGTAAGATGTTTGAGCTGGAACAGGAAGCTTTCAGGAAAGGTTTTATCTATGCCCACCTGCTCCGACCCGGCCCCTGTAGTGAATGCAAGAAATGTAATCTTGAAAAGTGCGTAAAACCCGAGATCAGACGTTTTCCCCCGGAAGCCGTGGGAGTAAATCTGCAGAAAGTTCTGGAAAAGGCAGGTATCAAGCTTGAGTTTTGCAAACCCGATAAAACGGTATGTGTGGGAATTCTCCTTGCAGGATAA